One Roseomonas gilardii subsp. gilardii genomic region harbors:
- a CDS encoding CsbD family protein: MDEDRIIGAAKQGAGRLQSATGELLGDSRMQARGDYYEAEGRAENALGGLADTIREQPLTAALIAVGIGWLIGRLRII; this comes from the coding sequence ATGGATGAGGACCGGATCATCGGTGCCGCGAAGCAGGGCGCCGGCCGCCTCCAGAGCGCCACGGGCGAGTTGCTTGGCGACAGCCGGATGCAGGCCCGGGGCGACTACTACGAGGCCGAGGGCCGCGCCGAGAACGCCCTGGGCGGCCTGGCCGACACGATCCGCGAGCAGCCCCTGACCGCGGCCCTGATCGCGGTCGGCATCGGCTGGCTGATCGGGCGGCTCCGCATCATCTGA
- the rnd gene encoding ribonuclease D, translating to MSRRSTPPDPAPVLVTDTDALAALCARLREEDFVTVDTEFMREKTYWPELCVVQLAGERDVAVVDVLAPGLDLASLGELLADERVVKVFHAARQDVEIFLLRYGATPRPMFDTQIAAMVAGFGDQASYDSLVRALAHAQIDKAHRFSDWAARPLSPAQIAYAAADVTHLRRVYRALRDRLQREDRLDWVGEEMAALTDPANYRTDPETVWEKLRPRTNNRRFLAALRAAAAWREREAQRVNVPRQRLVRDESLLEIAATMPQDAAGLARARGVSEGFARGKSGAGLLAALAEARALPDEALPELPREKQGPPASPALVALLKVLLAAKAEEHSVAPKLIASGEDIDRIACHDGQQVQALSGWRRKVFGEDALALCSGRLALGVDGKRIRLIPAR from the coding sequence ATGAGCCGCCGTTCCACGCCGCCGGACCCCGCGCCCGTCCTGGTCACCGACACCGATGCCCTCGCCGCCCTCTGCGCCCGCCTGCGCGAGGAAGACTTCGTGACCGTGGACACGGAGTTCATGCGCGAGAAGACCTACTGGCCCGAGCTCTGCGTCGTGCAGCTGGCCGGCGAGCGCGATGTCGCGGTGGTGGATGTCCTGGCCCCGGGGCTGGACCTCGCCTCGCTGGGGGAGCTGCTGGCCGACGAGCGCGTGGTCAAGGTCTTCCACGCCGCCCGGCAGGATGTGGAGATCTTCCTGCTCCGCTACGGCGCCACGCCGCGGCCGATGTTCGACACCCAGATCGCCGCCATGGTGGCCGGCTTCGGCGACCAGGCCTCCTATGACAGCCTGGTCCGCGCCCTGGCCCATGCGCAGATCGACAAGGCCCACCGCTTCAGCGACTGGGCGGCCCGCCCCCTCTCCCCGGCGCAGATCGCCTATGCCGCCGCCGACGTGACGCATCTGCGCCGGGTCTACCGTGCCCTGCGCGACCGGTTGCAGCGCGAGGACCGGCTGGACTGGGTGGGGGAGGAGATGGCCGCCCTGACCGACCCGGCCAACTACCGCACCGACCCGGAGACGGTCTGGGAGAAGCTGCGCCCCCGCACCAACAACCGCCGCTTCCTGGCGGCCCTGCGCGCCGCCGCCGCCTGGCGGGAGCGCGAGGCACAGCGGGTGAACGTGCCACGCCAGCGGCTGGTGCGCGACGAGAGCCTGCTGGAGATCGCGGCCACCATGCCGCAGGACGCCGCCGGGCTGGCCCGGGCGCGCGGCGTGTCCGAGGGCTTCGCCCGCGGCAAGTCCGGCGCCGGCCTCCTCGCCGCCCTGGCCGAGGCCCGCGCCCTGCCGGACGAGGCCCTGCCCGAGTTGCCGCGCGAGAAGCAGGGCCCGCCCGCCTCCCCGGCCCTTGTGGCGCTGCTCAAGGTTCTCCTCGCCGCCAAGGCGGAAGAGCACAGCGTGGCACCCAAGCTGATCGCCAGCGGCGAGGATATCGACCGCATCGCCTGCCATGACGGGCAGCAGGTCCAGGCCCTGTCCGGCTGGCGCCGCAAGGTCTTCGGCGAGGATGCCCTGGCCCTCTGCTCCGGCCGCCTCGCCCTGGGCGTGGACGGCAAGCGGATCCGCCTGATCCCGGCCCGCTGA